The Xyrauchen texanus isolate HMW12.3.18 chromosome 17, RBS_HiC_50CHRs, whole genome shotgun sequence DNA window GGTTCTGGGCGTAGGGGTCCAGCTTTTCCTTCAGGTCTTCAGCATAGGGTGTGagactctgctggacaaactggGCTCTCTCAGCAATCTTGGCCTGGAGATCCTCAGTCAGAGGGGTCACGGTCTTCTGGAACTCCTGCAGGCGCTGGTCCACCTTCTCTTTGATTTCAGCAGTGTAGGGCTCCAGTTGAGCCTGCAGCTCCTTCACGCTCTGCTCCAGACTCCCTCTCAGCTCCTCACTTCTCTGGAGCAGAGTGGCCTTCAGGGTCTCAGAATCCAGGGACTCTGCATATGGAGCCATGGCTGCTCTGAGatcctccactctctgctgaattTGGCTCTTGAGATTATCAGCATAGGGCTCCAGTTGGTCTCTCACTGTGGTCAGATCCTGACCCAAACGCTCCCTCAACACTTCAGTCTCCTTAGTGATTTTGGTCATTAACTCTTCAGCCAGAGGATTCATCTGGTTTTTGAGTGTGATGGCATATTCGCTGGCCATGTCAGCACTCTGTGTTAGTCTAGCACTGTGATGTGGAGAAAAACATTTGTGAACTCAGGGCAAGACATTTTCTAAATAACAGTATCAAGCAGGTAAAATTTCTTGACTTACTTGACTTCCTGACCCAGTTGGGAGGTCCTGATCATCTGGACAGTTTCCTCTGCTGTGTGTGTTGCCTTGGCAACATAGTTCCAGAATTCATCAGTCAACTGCTCCAGCTGTGGCTTGGGCTCATCAGCATAGAAGATGTTGGCTTGACAACCTGTTGATGGAGTGGAGCatttaaaaatgatcaaattgtATGTTATGATTATGCCCTATAAGTACATTATTCCAGACAACTGTACACACTTGGAATACATTTTACTAAATAAACTTACCTGAAAATACAGCTAGTGTAAGTACCACAAGAAACTTCATGATTTTCAGTTGTTGTCtgtaataaacagattttttttttttacatctacaTCTTTTATGAAGTCgtcataatgttttaaaaaaaagctatattttgaatttacaaaaatataagtGAAGCTCTCTTCTTACCTTTTGTCAGTGTGCTTTTAATTCACTCTATCCTGTATAAAGAGTAGGTGTGGAGGGGTCTGCGACATCCCTGTATTTATATAGCATTGGGAGGTGATTGATCTAGTGGAAAATCAAAGTCCAGTGGGTAGTGCCTTGCTGTCAGGATTACTCACCATAATGTCCTGACTGGACCTGCCATCACCACAAATCCTCAAATTAGATAACCAAAACAGTGGCATTGTGAACTTGTCTTTTTAAAAGCAGTGATGATATCGTGGTTGTTCATTAATGAGGTTTTCAAATACATTAattctaaatattttcttttctattttttacatttattatattcttATTTATCCTGCCAAAAAGCAGAACATTGATCATGTGAGAAGAGTACCTCTGCTTTAGCTGGAAAATGTATTCCATGACAAGGCTTATAAATTTGAAATCCCTGTTAGATATTTTCTTAGGCTGTACTCAGTGGAGGTTTGTCAGAGGAGGCGAGGGAGGCTCAGCATCCTCAGAAAAGTTATtgtagaattttttaattaatgtaacaATTAAATTGATTAAACTGACTGTAGTGTTAATCTCTCTCCTGTTAATGTGCATAATTAAGATTCTTATAAAGATGTATttgatttataattttgtttctcaagaGGTAGCCTAGGCAAGTTGGATTTAGTGGATGAAGGCCAGAGGAACCTAAAAAACAAGTCTCCCCTTACATGTAAATTGACCGATCAGAATGGAAATGCAAATAACCCAATATAATTTGTATCGTTCAAAAACACTCAATGATTCCGATTAGATCAATCATTCAGTCGTtcgaatttgtaaaaaaaaaaaatatatatacatatatataattataataaaatggtgAATGACTTTACTATAGTTTGACAATTctgattatttttattgttataataataatgattataataataattattgtacatttcagATGTTCTGATGATAACATTAAACTACAAGCTTTAAGGCTAAAGAGCAGGGGAAAAAACATATAACTGCTTAGAATGCAGCAGACACATCCAAAAGCTTTGAGTGATGTGTCAAATCTTATCAGGGAGTGAACAAAGTCTGGTGTCATTTGTTACTCTTGTTGGGTCAAAGATTTATACTCAGTACCTCACACCTTTCTAATCAATAAGATTATACAGGACTCTTTAGATTGAATTTGACTTTGTGCAACAATTTTGagagattaaaaataaatgttcaaaatTAATTAGGAATTAATTTaaggaattaaacattttggaaattctaagcacacaattttttttttcacgtgTATTTCTGTTTTAACCCATTTAAAATTCCAACAGGAATTGCAGCATTGTTAACTAGTTTACAGTCCTACTGTTTTGATTATCTGCATTAAATATGAGGATCTGTGGTCACGGCAGGTCCAGTCAGGACATTATGATGTGGTGTAGTCCTGACATCAAGGCACTACCCACTGAACTTTGGGTTCCCACTACAACAATCCCCTCCCTATGCTATATAAATACAGATATATAGCAGGTGCCTCCACACTTGTTCTTCAGACTGGATTGTGTGAATTAAAAGCACATTGACACAAGGTAAACAGAGAACTTTACTTTATTGTAAattcaaaatacagcatttcataAGGAATGAAAATTCAGAGATGTTgatcaaaatgtttatttttcttacagaCTAAAACTGAAAACAATGAAGGTTCTTGTAGTACTTGCACTAGCTGTTTTTACAGGTTAGAAAattgctgaaatatttttcactaaattaaacTGTCGATGGTTATTAAAAATGTCTCCATTAATTTATGTA harbors:
- the LOC127658389 gene encoding apolipoprotein A-I-like; the encoded protein is MKFLVVLTLAVFSGCQANIFYADEPKPQLEQLTDEFWNYVAKATHTAEETVQMIRTSQLGQEVNARLTQSADMASEYAITLKNQMNPLAEELMTKITKETEVLRERLGQDLTTVRDQLEPYADNLKSQIQQRVEDLRAAMAPYAESLDSETLKATLLQRSEELRGSLEQSVKELQAQLEPYTAEIKEKVDQRLQEFQKTVTPLTEDLQAKIAERAQFVQQSLTPYAEDLKEKLDPYAQNLKTQLTSLYESFIKTN